In Micromonospora sp. LH3U1, one genomic interval encodes:
- a CDS encoding WXG100 family type VII secretion target, with product MAFEVEAATLHTAASDVRSTRSEVDGELKKLWNVVDDLAMAWKGQASTGFQSLMTRWSEDTSKLLTAMDSIADLLDKSGTTHQVNDEEQQQMLDKFHSALNP from the coding sequence ATGGCGTTCGAGGTCGAAGCTGCGACTCTGCATACCGCCGCGAGTGACGTGCGGTCCACGCGCAGCGAGGTCGACGGCGAGCTGAAGAAGCTGTGGAACGTTGTCGACGACCTGGCCATGGCGTGGAAGGGTCAGGCGTCCACGGGCTTCCAGTCGCTGATGACGCGCTGGAGCGAAGACACGAGCAAGCTGCTGACAGCGATGGACAGCATCGCTGACCTGCTCGACAAGTCGGGTACGACGCACCAGGTCAACGACGAAGAGCAGCAGCAGATGCTGGACAAGTTCCACTCTGCTCTCAACCCGTGA
- a CDS encoding WXG100 family type VII secretion target, which yields MTIKVDYAVLESSNQQMQAISKTLEEKLDTLRSMLTKLHWDGEDRVAYEQHQAKWDAAVQDINRILNEIGGAVGIARENYLSTEMSNSKVWG from the coding sequence GTGACGATCAAAGTTGACTACGCAGTCCTCGAGAGCAGCAACCAGCAGATGCAGGCCATCTCGAAGACGCTCGAGGAGAAGCTCGACACGCTGCGGTCGATGCTGACCAAGCTCCACTGGGACGGCGAGGACCGGGTTGCCTACGAGCAGCACCAGGCGAAGTGGGATGCGGCGGTCCAGGACATCAACCGGATCCTGAACGAGATCGGCGGTGCCGTCGGCATCGCCCGCGAAAACTACCTCAGCACCGAGATGAGCAACTCCAAGGTGTGGGGCTGA
- the mycP gene encoding type VII secretion-associated serine protease mycosin produces the protein MRECPPLSATNTSRRTGRAVRGVLSGTLAALLGTGLVAPSPATAAPPICGPRGDERLTEMPWALRRLEPSSAWQLSRGAGVTVAVIDSGVSATHPLLEGRVLEGRDFNNLAANKGQCDEAGHGTLIAGIIAGREGLGVPFSGIAPAARILPIRVLPKLGDTSDPKLPGEIAAAIDWAVAQGADVINLSLTTIPSTELTAAVERALAQKVVLVAAAGNGTGQQTDRPGYPAAYPGVIAVGGVDEQGGHVGTSISGDYVDIAAPGLQIIGPAPNGPGYRLVAEGGTSYAAAYVTGVVALVRAAYPSLNPQEVADRLKRTADNPPEGHNADIGYGVVNPYRAVSSLLGTRANPPAGALPAPAVRDDPLSWQRPVAIWAAVIGGLLTLLLLIARPIVARGRQRGWRPGRRTDSPAAG, from the coding sequence GTGCGCGAATGCCCGCCGTTGAGCGCGACCAACACGTCCCGCCGTACCGGACGTGCCGTTCGGGGCGTCCTCAGTGGAACGCTGGCGGCCCTGCTCGGCACCGGCCTGGTGGCACCCTCCCCAGCGACCGCGGCACCGCCCATCTGTGGCCCACGCGGTGATGAGCGCCTGACCGAGATGCCGTGGGCGCTGCGCCGGCTGGAGCCGTCCTCGGCGTGGCAGCTGTCCCGGGGCGCCGGAGTGACGGTAGCGGTGATCGACTCCGGGGTCTCCGCCACTCACCCGCTCCTTGAGGGCCGAGTGCTCGAGGGGCGCGACTTCAACAACCTGGCGGCCAACAAGGGCCAGTGCGACGAGGCCGGGCACGGCACGCTGATCGCCGGCATCATCGCGGGCCGGGAGGGCCTGGGTGTTCCGTTCAGCGGCATCGCCCCGGCCGCCCGCATCCTGCCGATCCGGGTCCTGCCGAAGCTCGGGGACACCAGCGACCCGAAGCTTCCCGGCGAGATCGCCGCGGCCATCGACTGGGCGGTCGCGCAGGGTGCCGACGTGATCAACCTGTCCCTGACGACAATTCCCAGCACCGAACTGACGGCGGCCGTCGAGCGCGCGCTGGCCCAGAAGGTCGTGCTGGTCGCTGCCGCCGGCAACGGGACCGGGCAGCAGACGGACCGGCCGGGATACCCGGCCGCGTACCCCGGTGTGATCGCTGTCGGTGGGGTGGACGAGCAGGGTGGTCACGTGGGCACCTCGATCAGCGGCGACTACGTCGACATCGCCGCACCGGGGTTGCAGATCATCGGGCCGGCACCCAACGGGCCCGGCTACCGCCTCGTGGCGGAGGGCGGCACCAGCTACGCCGCCGCGTACGTCACGGGAGTGGTCGCGCTGGTCCGGGCCGCCTACCCCAGTCTCAACCCACAGGAGGTCGCCGATCGGCTGAAACGCACCGCGGACAACCCACCCGAGGGTCACAACGCCGACATCGGCTACGGGGTGGTCAACCCGTACCGGGCGGTGTCGAGCCTGCTCGGCACCCGGGCGAATCCGCCCGCTGGTGCGCTGCCGGCACCCGCCGTGCGCGACGACCCGCTGAGCTGGCAACGCCCCGTCGCGATCTGGGCGGCGGTGATCGGCGGGCTGCTCACCCTGCTGCTGCTGATCGCCCGACCGATCGTGGCCCGCGGCCGCCAGCGCGGCTGGCGTCCGGGCCGACGCACGGACTCACCGGCTGCCGGCTGA
- a CDS encoding helix-turn-helix transcriptional regulator produces MAGTAMGDTGGGRNWTFLTNHGHVLLAIGRDPTARLRDVAAEVGVTERAAQAIVADLEAEGYLHRTRVGRRNEYTLNPAGRFRHPAEADRRVGDLLALFAETPTAKSSPRA; encoded by the coding sequence ATGGCGGGCACCGCGATGGGCGACACCGGCGGCGGGCGGAACTGGACATTCCTCACCAACCACGGGCACGTCCTGCTGGCCATCGGCCGCGACCCCACCGCCCGGCTGCGCGATGTCGCGGCCGAGGTCGGCGTGACCGAACGGGCCGCACAGGCGATCGTCGCCGACCTGGAGGCGGAAGGCTACCTGCACCGCACCCGCGTCGGGCGGCGCAACGAATACACCCTCAACCCGGCCGGCCGGTTCCGGCACCCCGCCGAGGCCGACCGCCGGGTCGGCGACCTGCTCGCGCTGTTCGCCGAAACACCCACCGCGAAGTCCAGCCCTCGGGCCTGA
- a CDS encoding carbonic anhydrase: MSQTGTPGGQPGPQRTTDRAYALGEPARAYAELAAGNRRFVSGAPRHPNQDAGHRAAVADGQHPFAVIVGCSDSRLAAEIIFDRGLGDLFVVRTAGHTAGPEVLGSVEYAVTVLGTPLVVVLGHDSCGAVQAARDAAATGTPPRGHLQAVVDAVLPSLRRAEAEGVEDIDGIVDIHIAQTVETLLGQSPVLAEEVAQGRCAVVGVSYRLAAGAVRPVAAVPAGFGTLDVPTGSPDPATPSAA, translated from the coding sequence ATGAGCCAGACCGGAACGCCCGGCGGGCAGCCGGGTCCGCAGCGGACCACCGACCGGGCGTACGCGCTCGGCGAACCGGCCCGGGCGTACGCCGAGCTGGCCGCCGGCAACCGACGCTTCGTGAGCGGTGCCCCACGCCACCCCAACCAGGACGCCGGGCACCGGGCCGCCGTGGCCGACGGGCAGCACCCGTTCGCGGTGATCGTCGGCTGCTCCGACTCCCGCCTGGCTGCCGAGATCATCTTCGACCGCGGGCTGGGCGATCTGTTCGTGGTCCGCACGGCCGGGCACACCGCCGGCCCGGAGGTGCTCGGCAGCGTGGAGTACGCGGTGACCGTGCTCGGCACCCCGCTGGTGGTGGTGCTCGGCCACGACTCGTGTGGCGCGGTGCAGGCGGCCCGGGATGCCGCAGCGACCGGCACCCCGCCTCGCGGGCACCTACAGGCGGTGGTCGACGCCGTGCTGCCCAGCCTGCGCCGGGCCGAGGCCGAGGGCGTGGAGGACATCGACGGCATCGTCGACATCCACATCGCACAGACCGTCGAGACGCTGTTGGGGCAGTCGCCCGTGCTGGCCGAGGAGGTGGCGCAGGGGCGGTGCGCGGTGGTGGGCGTGTCGTACCGACTCGCCGCCGGAGCGGTGCGCCCGGTGGCCGCCGTGCCGGCTGGTTTCGGGACGCTCGACGTGCCGACCGGATCCCCCGATCCGGCCACGCCTTCCGCCGCCTGA
- a CDS encoding coiled-coil domain-containing protein, producing the protein MTAPLRRWLTPVVAVIAALTVLAGPLPANAAPTTPTPSGHEEDNEPKLLNDVIEKANRDYSAAKSQLDKSKKRQQELALEVDRAKADLDALAPQVGQIAAQSYRTGRIGAIAMLLESDAPDSFVERAAALDEMNMVNEKKLAEVNTVKARAEQAKLALDAEVREQQKQTAVMAKRKSEADKALSLVGGKGFTGGLVDATSMVAKIGPGRSADGDWKPQSCSENDPTTSGCITARTLHAYKEVKRAGFNRFVGCYRSGGPWEHPKGRACDWSLQKSGFAPWHNEDTRTYGNNVAAFLIRNADRLGIYYVIWNRQIWFPATGWSSYSGPSNHTDHVHMSLL; encoded by the coding sequence GTGACGGCACCCCTACGCCGCTGGTTGACACCCGTGGTGGCCGTGATCGCCGCACTGACTGTGCTCGCCGGCCCCCTCCCGGCCAACGCCGCCCCGACGACCCCCACACCGTCCGGGCACGAGGAGGACAACGAGCCCAAGCTGCTCAACGACGTCATCGAAAAGGCCAACCGCGACTACTCCGCCGCGAAGTCCCAGTTGGACAAATCCAAGAAGCGGCAGCAGGAGTTGGCCCTGGAGGTCGACCGGGCCAAGGCCGACCTGGACGCGCTGGCCCCACAGGTCGGGCAGATCGCCGCCCAGTCGTATCGGACCGGCCGGATCGGGGCGATCGCGATGCTGCTGGAGAGCGACGCTCCCGACTCGTTCGTCGAGCGCGCCGCAGCGCTCGACGAGATGAACATGGTCAACGAGAAGAAGCTCGCTGAGGTCAACACGGTGAAGGCCCGCGCCGAGCAAGCCAAGCTGGCCCTCGACGCGGAGGTCCGCGAGCAGCAGAAGCAGACCGCCGTGATGGCGAAGCGGAAGAGCGAGGCGGACAAGGCGCTTTCCCTGGTCGGCGGGAAGGGCTTTACCGGCGGCCTGGTGGACGCCACCTCGATGGTCGCGAAGATCGGCCCGGGTCGCAGCGCCGACGGTGACTGGAAGCCCCAGTCGTGCAGCGAGAACGACCCGACCACGTCCGGCTGCATCACCGCCCGCACGCTGCACGCGTACAAGGAGGTCAAGCGGGCCGGCTTCAACCGGTTCGTCGGCTGCTACCGCTCCGGCGGGCCGTGGGAGCACCCGAAGGGCCGCGCCTGCGACTGGTCGCTGCAGAAGAGCGGCTTCGCCCCGTGGCACAACGAGGACACCCGGACGTACGGCAACAACGTCGCCGCGTTCCTCATCCGTAACGCCGATCGCCTCGGCATCTACTACGTGATCTGGAACCGGCAGATCTGGTTCCCGGCGACCGGCTGGAGTTCGTACAGCGGGCCGTCGAACCACACCGACCACGTCCACATGTCGCTGCTCTGA
- a CDS encoding YibE/F family protein: MGSDHTRPAPSAPPRVRRILVVTVVPLFVATVLAAVLLWPRGGPPQTDGGADVPRYPGTVTRVVTEPCPPVPSTPEGAPRGGAGPCGTVDVRVDDGPTAGQKVQTPVPDGPGAPRVDVGDEVILVELTDPTDPALSNWNIAEHQRGTPMVWLAVVFAAAIVAFGRWRGLAALAGLAASFAILLTFVLPGIGAGRSPLLMAVVGAALIMFVVLYLTHGVTAQTSVAVLGTLGSLVLTGVLATIATAATHLTGFGSEDATTLSMFQGDVDLHGLLLAGIIIGSLGVLDDVTVTQAATVTELANANPGLTRLQLYRAATRVGRAHIASTVNTIVLAYAGASLPLLLLLTADSRPIGQILTSEFLAQEIVRSAVATLGLIAAVPLTTGLAAVVTAAGRADEPDQPRTPPPFTATDRWPESNRSTETAW, encoded by the coding sequence TTGGGTTCCGACCACACCCGCCCCGCTCCGTCCGCCCCGCCCCGGGTGCGACGGATCCTCGTCGTGACCGTGGTGCCCCTGTTCGTCGCTACCGTGCTCGCCGCAGTGCTGCTCTGGCCGCGCGGTGGTCCACCGCAGACCGACGGTGGGGCGGACGTACCGCGCTATCCCGGCACGGTGACCCGGGTGGTCACCGAGCCGTGCCCGCCGGTGCCGTCGACTCCTGAGGGCGCGCCGAGGGGCGGCGCCGGGCCGTGCGGCACGGTCGACGTCCGGGTCGACGACGGGCCGACCGCCGGCCAGAAGGTGCAGACACCGGTGCCCGACGGGCCCGGTGCCCCCAGGGTCGACGTCGGCGACGAGGTCATCCTGGTCGAGCTGACCGATCCGACCGATCCCGCCCTCAGCAACTGGAACATCGCCGAACACCAGCGCGGCACCCCGATGGTGTGGCTGGCGGTGGTCTTCGCCGCGGCGATCGTCGCGTTCGGTCGGTGGCGGGGCCTGGCCGCGCTCGCCGGGCTGGCCGCCAGCTTCGCCATCCTGCTCACCTTCGTGCTGCCGGGCATCGGCGCCGGCAGATCGCCCCTGCTGATGGCGGTGGTCGGCGCGGCCCTCATCATGTTCGTCGTGCTCTATCTGACGCACGGGGTCACCGCGCAGACCTCGGTCGCGGTCCTCGGCACCCTCGGCAGCCTGGTGCTGACCGGCGTGCTCGCCACCATCGCCACGGCCGCAACCCACCTCACCGGCTTCGGCAGCGAGGATGCCACCACCCTGTCGATGTTCCAGGGAGACGTGGACCTGCACGGCCTGCTGCTCGCGGGAATCATCATCGGCTCGCTCGGGGTGCTCGACGACGTGACGGTCACCCAGGCGGCCACCGTCACCGAACTGGCGAACGCGAACCCCGGGCTGACCCGGTTGCAGTTGTACCGTGCGGCCACCCGGGTCGGCCGCGCGCACATCGCCTCCACTGTCAACACCATCGTGCTGGCGTACGCGGGCGCGTCGCTACCGCTGCTGCTCCTGCTCACCGCCGACTCGCGGCCGATCGGGCAGATCCTCACCAGCGAGTTCCTCGCGCAGGAAATCGTCCGCAGCGCCGTCGCCACACTCGGTCTGATCGCGGCCGTGCCGCTGACCACCGGGCTGGCCGCGGTGGTGACCGCCGCAGGGCGCGCAGACGAGCCGGATCAACCGCGGACCCCGCCCCCATTCACCGCCACCGACCGGTGGCCGGAGTCGAACAGGAGCACGGAAACGGCATGGTGA